The nucleotide sequence AGCAAAAATCTACTCAAATATTGTTGATAGATTAATAACAATAAACCCACACGAAATACACATAAAAGATTTCTTCACAATTCCATTTATTTATGGAGATGCAATTCCAAAATTGGCAGAGTATGTTAAAGATAAGTTAGATAATCCAATTGTCTTAGCTCCAGACAAAGGGGCTTTAGAATTTGCTAAAACAGCCTCAAAAATCTTAAATGCAGAGTATGATTATTTAGAAAAAACAAGGTTATCACCAACAGAAATCCAAATAGCTCCAAAAACCTTAGATGCTAATGGGAGGGATGTGTTGATTGTTGATGACATCATCTCAACTGGAGGAACTATGGCTACAGCAGTTAAACTATTAAAAGAACAGGGGGCTAAGAGGATAATAGCTGCATGTGTGCATCCTGTTTTAATTGGAGATGCTTTAAATAAGCTTTATTCAGCTGGAGTTGAGGAAGTTGTAGGAACTGACACATATTTATCAGAAGTTAGCAAGGTTAGTGTTGCAGAGGTTATTGTCGATTTATTATAATTTTTAATTTTTTTATCCCAAAAATCCAATAAACTTTCCTAAACAATAAAATACACCAATAGATGCTCCTATATTTGAGAGAGTAGCAACCAACAAAACTCTAAATAAATTGTTGTTTAAAAGCTCTTTAATTGATTCAGCATTTATTATTCCCACCAAATCTTTATCTGTTATTTCTCTATATTTTAACTCTACAAGCCCAGCTATTGTTCCTACAGCCGCTAATGGTAATGGGACAAGAGTGGTTATAGGAGCTGAAAGAAAGGCAATTAATGCAGTTATTAACTTACCTCTTGCCAATATAACTCCAAGAGCTGATAATCCTCCAGTAAATACTATCCACTGAAAAGTAATCATCTTCAACAATTCAGGATTACTTAAAGCATAATATACAATATACAAAAAAATGGCAATTATAGCCAATGAAATACCATAAGTTAAAAGCTTTGTTAGAGATTTTTTTCTCTTTTTTACTTTTATTAGTTCCATTAAATCAATATCTTTTCCATTTTCAAGCTGTTTTAAATATCTCACAATTCCCTCAACGTGTCCAGCTCCAACTACTGCCACTAAAGAATTTTTACCTTTACTTAACTCAAACAATCTTTTAGCCATGAATCTATCTCTTTCATCCACCAAAACTTCATATATTGTCGGAGATATTTCTTTTAACAATTTAGTAAATTTTTCAGGATTTTCAACCATCTCTTTTAATAAATCATCATCTATCTCTAAATCTTCTTCATTAGAATTTAATAACTCCCAAAAAATCTTTATTTTTTCTTTAAATGTCATCCTGTCCATCAATCTTGATAAAGTAATATCTATATCTCTATCAATTAGATATATTGGCAATCCATATCTACTTGCTATTTCTATAGCTTTTTTCATTTCACTACCTGGTTTTATTCCAAAACTTTCCCCTATCTTCTTTTGAGAATTAGCTAAAATTAAATATATGAAAAATTTTATAAAATTCCCTTCCTTTAATACTTTTTTTAAATCCACTTTTTTCTCTTCATTTGAAATCAGTGAGAAAAATCTTCTATCATCAAGCTCTACAGCAACTCCTTCTGGAGAGACAGATGATATAATGTTTTCTACTTCTTCAATGCTATCCTTTGAAACATGGGCAGTTCCAATTAAATATATATCACATTCATTAATCCCATTAAATATCTTCACATGCTTCAAAACAACCACCAGCTTATAAGAAATTTTAATTTTTGTTTAATATTAAATTATGCCCTTAAATATTTAACACTAACTATTTGTTATTAATCTATCTCTTTCTTTTTTTAGTTTTTACTCCTAAGAAAGCCCTCTTTATTATAATTGTTGCGTAACTTCCCTTCTCCAATTCATAGCTTAAGGTTATTTTATACTTCCCTTTATTTAACTCATCTTCTTCAAACTCTCCAATTTTTAGGTTTTTAGGGACTGAGAGAATTTTCCTTTCATTGTATATGAATCTTCCTAAACCCCCTATATTGTTTAAATCTTCCATAGTAATACCTTCTCTCTTTAAGATTTCCTCAATAATTTTCTTCTCATCTCCACCATATTCAATGTCTGGAGCTATTGTTGGAAATTTCTTATCTTTTAATGTATCAAAAACTTCTATATCCATTTTTTTGTAAAACATAAAAGTTCCACATTCATATTCGTAATAAACCCTATCTTCTTCTGGTATATATTTATTTAATAACTCTTTTATACATTCATTCCATAGATAACTTTGATAAGCGGCAACAAAAATTTTTTTCAGTCTATCATCAACATAGCTTAAAGCTTTTTTGTAATCATTACTTTTTTTAAGCTCTTTAACCATATTTACATATAACCTTGCCTTTATGTTATTTTCTTTAATGTATTTCCAAACTTTATCCCAATCCCCCCAATTTTTAGCTATAAATCTCTTTAAATCCTTTATTATTTTCTTTTCAGATTTTTTATATTTTGTTAGCAATATTTTTACAGCTTCTTCATAATTGCCTTTTATCACTTCTTTGGCAATAAATTTTTTATCAAAAACACTTCCAAACCTCTGACTGTCAAAATAATTTGGGGCTCCAAATTCTAAGTATTTTAAATTTTCTTTTATTTTAGGGATATCATCTTTTTTTAAACCTCTAACTGTTATTGTGAATCTATTTCCTTCTAAATCCCCCAATAATAGAAATTTTGATTCTCCAACTAACTCTAATTTTAAATTTGGTTCATCTAAGCTCAACTTCCCATATTTTTTTGGTATAGATATATATTGGGTAGTTAAAGCATGCCTATCTTTTAATCCACAATAACCAATATCTCTCAATGGAATTTTAAATTTTTTTGAGATATAGGAAAATGCCTTCAAACATTCTATATTTCTCTTTGTTAATTTATATAAATAGCATCTATCTCCAGATATCTTATTAAAATCGACAATTTCTTCAACTATAAAATCCTCTGGCTTCATTCTAAGTTTCATAAAAACACCTCGACAAATTATTATGGTTATATTGAACTTTGATTAAAAAAGAAAAATCAAAACTCAACAATTTAAAATACTAAAAAATAAATCGTTAATAATAAATGGTGGGCTCGACGAGATTCAAAGCATAGGACTTCGCCCTATTGCTATACCGGGGATGCACTACCTCGCTAATGCTCAGCAGCACCTCTTTAAGGATTGGTGGGCTCGGCGGGATTCGAACCCGCGACCACCGCCTTGTGAGGGCGGCGTCATAGCCACTAGACCACGAGCCCAACCCATAAAATTTTAACAATAATGGTAATAGCAATTATAAAATAGCGGTCCTTTCAATTTTTCTTTGAGATTTCACTTAAAAGAGTGCCACATCGCTATCGGACTTAACCGAATAAGCTCAAATAAAAGAGTAATTTAATGGCGCGGGGGCCGGGACTTGAACCCGGGCTGGGCGTTGCCCAACGGGATTAGCAGTCCCGCGCCGTACCAGGCTGGGCCACCCCCGCACTAAAAGCAAACACTAATTGGGCATAAGGGATATATATAGTTTTCGTTTCAATATACGAGGTTGTCAAGTTAGCAACATCACCGGTTATAAAACTACACTATATCCATAAAAATTTATTTTTTGAAATAAAATATTCATTAATTTAAAGATAAAAATATATTGTATAAAAATCTTATTATAAATTTTTACCCTTCAACATATTTTTTTAACTTTTCAAGTTGTTCTTTAGTACCAAAGGCATATATTATGTCCCCAATATTAATTATTGTATCAGGAGGTGGGCTTGTAATCATTTTATCTCCTTTTTTAATTGCTAAAATTGTTGCTCCAGTTTTCTCTCTAATGCTTGAATCTTTTAAAAGTTTATTGTCAAGTTCTTTATTTTTTACAATATACCTCCTAACTTCCATATCCTCCTCTGTAGCTACTAAAGAATGGATGAATTCAACAACATCTGGGTTTATGGCTATCCTGGCAATTTCCATTCCTCCAACTATATATGGGCATACTGCCCTATCAGCTCCTGCCTTTATTAATTTGTCTAATGTGGATGGTTTTTCTGCTTTTGCAACTATATAAATATTCGGATTTAGCTTCTTTGCTGAAAGAGTAATAAAGACGTTTTCAGCATCTGAGGTAACAACTGAAATTAATCCTTTAGCTTTTTCAATCTTTGCCTTTTTTAAAATATCGTCTGATGTTGCATCTCCAACAATACATATAAGATTTGGGTCTTTTTCAAGAGCTTCTTCCAATATTTTTTCATTTGAATCAATTATAACAAATGGAATTCCGCATTTTTTTAATTCTTCGACTATAACTTTTCCTAATCTTCCATAACCACATATTATATAATGGTCATTTAGTTTCTTGATTTTATCCATCATTTTTCTCAACCTAAAGTATTTTCTAAAATGCCCCTCAATAAAAAACCCTGCTACATTTCCCATAGTGTACGCAACCGCCCCTACTCCAGCAAATA is from Methanocaldococcus bathoardescens and encodes:
- the truD gene encoding tRNA pseudouridine(13) synthase TruD, giving the protein MCRGVFMKLRMKPEDFIVEEIVDFNKISGDRCYLYKLTKRNIECLKAFSYISKKFKIPLRDIGYCGLKDRHALTTQYISIPKKYGKLSLDEPNLKLELVGESKFLLLGDLEGNRFTITVRGLKKDDIPKIKENLKYLEFGAPNYFDSQRFGSVFDKKFIAKEVIKGNYEEAVKILLTKYKKSEKKIIKDLKRFIAKNWGDWDKVWKYIKENNIKARLYVNMVKELKKSNDYKKALSYVDDRLKKIFVAAYQSYLWNECIKELLNKYIPEEDRVYYEYECGTFMFYKKMDIEVFDTLKDKKFPTIAPDIEYGGDEKKIIEEILKREGITMEDLNNIGGLGRFIYNERKILSVPKNLKIGEFEEDELNKGKYKITLSYELEKGSYATIIIKRAFLGVKTKKRKR
- a CDS encoding TraB/GumN family protein; translation: MKHVKIFNGINECDIYLIGTAHVSKDSIEEVENIISSVSPEGVAVELDDRRFFSLISNEEKKVDLKKVLKEGNFIKFFIYLILANSQKKIGESFGIKPGSEMKKAIEIASRYGLPIYLIDRDIDITLSRLMDRMTFKEKIKIFWELLNSNEEDLEIDDDLLKEMVENPEKFTKLLKEISPTIYEVLVDERDRFMAKRLFELSKGKNSLVAVVGAGHVEGIVRYLKQLENGKDIDLMELIKVKKRKKSLTKLLTYGISLAIIAIFLYIVYYALSNPELLKMITFQWIVFTGGLSALGVILARGKLITALIAFLSAPITTLVPLPLAAVGTIAGLVELKYREITDKDLVGIINAESIKELLNNNLFRVLLVATLSNIGASIGVFYCLGKFIGFLG
- a CDS encoding potassium channel family protein encodes the protein METYEKIELGVIVIILLILIEAVILMTVEGWDFFTAFYAAVVTISTVGYGDYTPKTFIGKLSIIIYIFAGVGAVAYTMGNVAGFFIEGHFRKYFRLRKMMDKIKKLNDHYIICGYGRLGKVIVEELKKCGIPFVIIDSNEKILEEALEKDPNLICIVGDATSDDILKKAKIEKAKGLISVVTSDAENVFITLSAKKLNPNIYIVAKAEKPSTLDKLIKAGADRAVCPYIVGGMEIARIAINPDVVEFIHSLVATEEDMEVRRYIVKNKELDNKLLKDSSIREKTGATILAIKKGDKMITSPPPDTIINIGDIIYAFGTKEQLEKLKKYVEG
- a CDS encoding ribose-phosphate diphosphokinase produces the protein MIVVSGSQSQNLAFKVAQLLNTKLTRVEYKRFPDNEIYVRIVDEINDDEAVIINTQKNQNDAIVETILLCDALRDEGVKKITLVAPYLAYARQDKKFNPGEAISIRALAKIYSNIVDRLITINPHEIHIKDFFTIPFIYGDAIPKLAEYVKDKLDNPIVLAPDKGALEFAKTASKILNAEYDYLEKTRLSPTEIQIAPKTLDANGRDVLIVDDIISTGGTMATAVKLLKEQGAKRIIAACVHPVLIGDALNKLYSAGVEEVVGTDTYLSEVSKVSVAEVIVDLL